AAGGCGACGTCGTCGGCGATGGTGCAGAGCGCGTACTCCGCCCCGCACGTGACGGTGTGGAAGGAGATCGACGCGACCCGAACCATGGATCTCGTCAAGCGGCTGAAGGCCTCGCCCGACTACGCCGACATCCGCGTCTCACCGCTGCTGATCATGGCCCGTGCCGTGATCTGGGCCGCACGCCGCACTCCGATGGTCAACGCCGCCTGGGTCGACACCGACTCCGGCGCCGAGATCGTCGTGCGCCACTACGTGAACCTGGGTATCGCGGCCGCGACTCCGCGCGGTCTGCTGGTGCCGAACATCAAGGACGCGCAGGATCTCAGCATGAAGGATCTCGCGCGCTCGCTGAACCGACTCACGCTCACGGCGCGCGAGGGCAAGACGAGCCCCGCCGACCAGCAAGGTGGCACCATCACGATCACCAACATCGGTGTCTTCGGCATGGACGCGGGCACCCCGATCATCAACCCCGGCGAGGCCGGCATCGTCGCCATGGGCACGATCGCCCAGAAGCCGTGGGTGGTCGACGGCGAGGTGCGCCCGCGCTGGGTCACGACGGTGTCGGGTTCGTTCGATCACCGGGTGATCGACGGCGACGGCATGAGCCGGTTCATCGCCGACGTCGCCTCGATCCTCGAGGAGCCAGCCCTGCTCGTCGACTGAGTGCACCGGCTATCCCATCACAAGAGGAATATCAACCCAGGCGGCGATCGGCGCATCGCTCTGGCAGTGTTTCGGCGTGAAACTCGTCTCCTACGCCGGCCAGCAGCTGATCACCACCAATGATGTCGCAGACGCGCTGGTGGAGCTCGCGGCTGCCATCGCGCGGGAGGGCGAGACGGAGGCGCTGCACATCCCCGTCGTGATCAACGGCGCCAAAGACAGCGCCGACCTGCTCGTCGGTGTCGGCAACGATCTCCTCGTGGGCCCGCAGACGTCCGACGGAGCGGATCCGGACTTCTCGGTCGAGGCCGAGACGCTGCGCTCGCACCGTCTTTATCCTCGCCCCAGGGACGAGGCGGACGACGACGAGTTCGACGCCGGCCTGAACGCGAGCTTCGACCCCGATCTCTGACGCGGCGCACTCGAGCGCATCGTCGCGCGATCACGCCGTTGCGAGTCTGCGCTCGGCCAGCAGCGGCACGGCGCGCTCGCGCGCCGCCCGCCGTGCCGTGGCCACCGCGCCGAGCGAGACCACCTCGGCACCGAGCGATGAGGCGAGCAGATCGGGCGCCGGGAGGTGCATCTGAGCGGGCAGCATCGCACGAGCCGCTGTGATCACCGGTTGGATGCTCTCGGCGATCGCGCCGCACACGATCACACGAGCGGGGTCGTACATGCTGCTGAGCACGCCCACGATCCGTGCGAGCCTCTCTCCGACCCGCGAGCAGACGAGCACCGCATCCCGATCGCCCTCGGCGGCGGCGACGAGCACGACGCGCGGATCGATGCGCACGGCATCCGACAGGCGTCCGATCAGCCCCCGCCGATCGATCTCGCCGTCCTCGACCGCCGAGCGCACCTCGTCCTGCACGGTGTGGCTCAGACCGACGGCCGAGCCCACGCCGACGATGTGATCGAACACCACGCCCTCGCCGACGCCGCCGTGCGCGCCGTGCAGCAGGTGCCCGTCGACGACCACTCCGCCGCCGAAGCGCTCGCCGGCCAGCAGCGCGACGTAGTCGCGGCATCCGACCGCTGCGCCCAGAGACCCTTCGGCGACCGCAGCGAGCAGAGCATCGTTCTTGACCTCGACGACCGGCGCCCAGTCGGTGAGCGCCGTCGCGAGAGCCGGGTTGGTCCGCTCCCAGAACCCCTGGGGGTGCGGGGGAGAGGTGCCCTCACGGTCGACAGGGGCGGCGACGCCCACGCAGATCGACAGCAGCGACTCGCGCGTGCGCCCGGCGTCGGCCAGGGACTGCTCGAGGTGCTGCAGGATCGTGGCGCGGCGCTCATCAGGCGTCTGCTCGGGATCGAGGTCGACGCGGCGATGCGCGAGGGAGGTGTCGAGCAGGTCGGCGATCGTGACAGCGAGGTGCGTGTCGCCGGCGTCGATGCCGGCGACCACGCCCAGATCGGGGCAGAGCGTGAAGCGTCGAGCGGGCCGGCCCGCCCGGTACGCGCCGGCCGCCCGCGCATTCGGCAGCTCGGTGAGGATCCCTGCGCCGACCAGCGTCGCGAGCGCCTCGATGGCGGTGGATCGGGTGATGGCGGTGGATGCCATGGCATCCGTCGCCGTGAACTCTCCCGCGGTCCAGGCGTAGTCGAGCACCGCTCCGACGCTGGCTCTGCCGGTGCCGAGATCTGCGGAGATATCGCTCACAGCTCTTGACCTCTTCCCTTCCCTCTGAGAGAGTACCGGGCAAGCGACTAAATCTAGTCACTAGATTTACTCTCCGGATATTCAGGTCGGAAGGACGACGGTGTCTGTCACATCTCCTCGCGCGGTGCGCATCGCGGCGAGCGCCGCGACGCTCGCGCTGCTCGGCTCGGCCCTGGTCGGCTGTTCGTCGGACGGCCGCGAGACCATCCGCTTCACCTTCAGCAAACGCGAGGCGATCGAGTTCATGACCAAGCTCGTCGCCGACTACAACGCCTCGCAGGACGACGTGCGCGTCGAGATCGACACATCCGGCGTCGACGTCGTCTCGGCCAGCTTCGTGCGCGGCAACCCGCCCGACATCATGCTCGCCAACTACAACTACGAGGTCGCGCGCTTCGTGCAGCGCTGCGCGCTCAGCGATCTCAGCGGCACCGACGCCGCGAAGAGCGTGCGCGAGGATCTGCAGCCGCTCATGGAGCAGTACGGGTCATGCGAAGGGCGCACCAGCGCACTGCCCTATTCGGTGATGGCCGCGTCGGTCATCTACAACAAGCAGATCTTCGCCGAGCAGGGCCTCGAGGTCCCGCGCACGTGGGACGAGCTGCTGCAGGTCGCCGATCAGCTGAAGCAGGCCGGGATCACCCCGTTCTACGGCACCTTCAAAGACGACTGGACGGTGGGTCAGGGCTGGTACGACTACTCGGTCGGAGGGTCGCTCGACGTGCTCGAGTTCTTCGACGCCCTCGCGAAGGAGGGCACCGAGGTGGGCCCCGAGTCGGAGGTCTCGTTCCAGAAGAATTTCGCCGAGCCGATGGACCGGATGCTGACGCTCGCGTCCGACTACACCAACGACGACGCGGCCAGTCGCGGCTACGGCGACGGCAACCTCGCCTTCTCGAAGGGGGAGGCGGCCATGTACCTGCAGGGGCCGTGGGCGTTCAGCGAGATCGCGAAGACCGCCCCCGACCTCGAGCTCGGCACCTTCCCGCTGCCGATGACCGACGACCCCGACGACCTCGCCGTGCGCGTCAACATGGACCTCGCGGCGATGATCCCCGAGGAGTCTCGCCACAAAGAGGCTGCCCGGGACTTCCTCGAGTACCTCTACCAGCCCGAGCACATCGAGGAGTACAACGCATCGCAGCTCGGCTTCACCCCGCTCGAAGACGCCGCCGCGCCGGATGATCCGCGCATCGAGGGGATGATCGAGTACTACGACGAGGGCCGCATCTACCAGGGCCCCTCGGTTCTCGTTCCCAAGACGATCCCCGTCTTCAACTACGCGCAGGCCATGGTGCTCGGGGCCGACCCCGACGACATCCTGCGCACGATGGACGCCGACTGGGCGCGCATCGCCTTCCGCGCCCCTGCGCCCACCAGCCAGACGAAGGAGTCGGCAGAATGAGCACCACGTCCACGGTCATCACGCAGGGCGATCGCACACGCCGACGCAGCAGTCGTCGGGTCGAGCCGATCTACTACTTCTTCCTCGTCCCCACCCTCGTGCTGTTCACCCTGGCGATCACCGTCCCCGGCGTGATCGGCATCTTCTTCAGCTTCACCGACTCGATCGGGCTCGGCGACTGGAGCTTCAACGGCCTGACGAACTACATCGCGATGTTCAGCGACCCGGCCATCCTGCAGAGCTACCTGTTCACGTTCGGGTTCTCGATCGCGACGGTGATCGTCGTCAACTTCGTCGCGTTCCTGCTCGCCGTGGGGCTCACCTCGCGCATCCGGTTCAAGACGGGCCTGCGCACGATCTTCGTCATCCCGATGGTGATCTCGGGCATCATCATCGCCTACGTCTTCAACTTCCTCTTCTCGAACTCGATCCCCGCCGCCGGCGCGGCGACGGGCATCGGCTGGCTGCAGACCAGCCTGCTGGCCAACCCCGACCTCGCCTGGGTCGCCATCGTCATCGTCACGGCGTGGCAGGCGATCCCCGGCACGATGCTCATCTACATCGCGGGACTGCTCTCTGTGCCCGGCGACGTGTACGAGGCCGCGTCGATCGACGGTGCGACCAAGACGCAGCAGCTCATGCGCATCACCGTCCCTCTCGTGGCCGGCTACGTGGTGATCAATGTCATCCTCGGGTTCAAGGGCTTCCTGAACGCCTACGACATCATCGTCGGCCTCACCAACGGCGGCCCGGGCACCGCCACCCGCAGCGTCGCGATGACGATCATCGCGGGCTTCAACGGCGGCGACTACGCCTACCAGATGGCGAACGCGACGATCTTCTTCATCGTCGCCGTGCTCATCTCCCTGCTCCAGCTCTCGCTGACGCGCGGAAGGAATGCGCTCTGATGACCACCCAGCCCGCTCTCACCTCGGCCACCCCGGGCGCACTGACCGAGCGCACACCGACCACGCCGTCGCGCACGGCGATGGAGCGCGTCAACTGGTCGGGCACCATCATCCTCATCCTGTGTGCGGTCACCGTGCTGCTGCCTCTGTACGTCACCATCTCGATGGCGTTCAAGACCACCGGCCAGGCCGTCGACGGCAACGCGTTCTCGCTGCCGGCGCCGTTCAGCGTCGACGGCTTCGTGCAGGCCTGGACCCTGACGAAG
The window above is part of the Microbacterium sp. nov. GSS16 genome. Proteins encoded here:
- a CDS encoding dihydrolipoamide acetyltransferase family protein, whose translation is MTTETFTLPDVGEGLTEAELVAWKVAPGDAVAINDVICEIETAKSLVELPSPHAGVVGELLVAEGVTVEVGSPIITFVSEAEAADAGIAANPKDPAAPPATDEGGGSVLVGYGTGGGATSRRRKPAERPVRSSVGVIAKPPIRKLARDLNVELTEVTPTGADGEVTRDDVVKHAEQASVFRNIETPAWGAIREEKLPVKPQVDEGRSESIPVKGVRKATSSAMVQSAYSAPHVTVWKEIDATRTMDLVKRLKASPDYADIRVSPLLIMARAVIWAARRTPMVNAAWVDTDSGAEIVVRHYVNLGIAAATPRGLLVPNIKDAQDLSMKDLARSLNRLTLTAREGKTSPADQQGGTITITNIGVFGMDAGTPIINPGEAGIVAMGTIAQKPWVVDGEVRPRWVTTVSGSFDHRVIDGDGMSRFIADVASILEEPALLVD
- a CDS encoding ROK family protein, which codes for MSDISADLGTGRASVGAVLDYAWTAGEFTATDAMASTAITRSTAIEALATLVGAGILTELPNARAAGAYRAGRPARRFTLCPDLGVVAGIDAGDTHLAVTIADLLDTSLAHRRVDLDPEQTPDERRATILQHLEQSLADAGRTRESLLSICVGVAAPVDREGTSPPHPQGFWERTNPALATALTDWAPVVEVKNDALLAAVAEGSLGAAVGCRDYVALLAGERFGGGVVVDGHLLHGAHGGVGEGVVFDHIVGVGSAVGLSHTVQDEVRSAVEDGEIDRRGLIGRLSDAVRIDPRVVLVAAAEGDRDAVLVCSRVGERLARIVGVLSSMYDPARVIVCGAIAESIQPVITAARAMLPAQMHLPAPDLLASSLGAEVVSLGAVATARRAARERAVPLLAERRLATA
- a CDS encoding ABC transporter substrate-binding protein codes for the protein MSVTSPRAVRIAASAATLALLGSALVGCSSDGRETIRFTFSKREAIEFMTKLVADYNASQDDVRVEIDTSGVDVVSASFVRGNPPDIMLANYNYEVARFVQRCALSDLSGTDAAKSVREDLQPLMEQYGSCEGRTSALPYSVMAASVIYNKQIFAEQGLEVPRTWDELLQVADQLKQAGITPFYGTFKDDWTVGQGWYDYSVGGSLDVLEFFDALAKEGTEVGPESEVSFQKNFAEPMDRMLTLASDYTNDDAASRGYGDGNLAFSKGEAAMYLQGPWAFSEIAKTAPDLELGTFPLPMTDDPDDLAVRVNMDLAAMIPEESRHKEAARDFLEYLYQPEHIEEYNASQLGFTPLEDAAAPDDPRIEGMIEYYDEGRIYQGPSVLVPKTIPVFNYAQAMVLGADPDDILRTMDADWARIAFRAPAPTSQTKESAE
- a CDS encoding carbohydrate ABC transporter permease, whose amino-acid sequence is MSTTSTVITQGDRTRRRSSRRVEPIYYFFLVPTLVLFTLAITVPGVIGIFFSFTDSIGLGDWSFNGLTNYIAMFSDPAILQSYLFTFGFSIATVIVVNFVAFLLAVGLTSRIRFKTGLRTIFVIPMVISGIIIAYVFNFLFSNSIPAAGAATGIGWLQTSLLANPDLAWVAIVIVTAWQAIPGTMLIYIAGLLSVPGDVYEAASIDGATKTQQLMRITVPLVAGYVVINVILGFKGFLNAYDIIVGLTNGGPGTATRSVAMTIIAGFNGGDYAYQMANATIFFIVAVLISLLQLSLTRGRNAL